aggcggcggcggcggtcGCTCCACTCTCGCGGTCCTCGTCGTCGTTGGTTAGTTCGTGCTGCTGCCATCACCATCGCGCCCTCAGCGGATCGGCATCGAGTCGGCGAGGACCCATCGAGTCTCATCCATCAAAGCGCTATGAACATACGCCGCCTGCCTCTCAACTAGACATACGGCCAACGGCAACGAAGAGCTACCGTAAGCCTTCGTAATGATTTGTGCTTGTTTGGAGTCGAATGTGTGTGAAAGAACGTGCtcgttcattcgttcgttcgtttcgTTTCGTGTCCGTTCTTCACGATTCACAAAACGGCATAAAGTAGTAATTTATGGTAGTTTTCCTACTGTGCTACGTGCATTTTATTGGTTACGGTAGTTTCTTTGGTCCGCAGTTATCTCGGTCTCTTCAACCGTCGAAAATAAGTGGATAGGAATGGATTTGTGTATGAATGTGAGATGACAATGAGAAATTGTCCACGAAAGGTGAGATTGATTTCCGAGACGATCGTCAAATATTGGGATGGGCATGGGGGCCACCTTTGAGAGGAGTCGTAAAACCAACAGAAATGATCAAAGAGAGCCCATACACACATGGAGAAACCAGAAATTTGGAGAAACCAGAAATTTGTTGTTgtaaaatattggaaaaattgtTAAACATCCGTGGCATAGCCGAACTGGTCGTTGAAGTTGATTTAAACAGGTGTCGGTCGTCCCATTGTCTCACGTCTAAGAATTTTCTCTACAGGtctcgagaaaaaagtgtagcGATTAGAAAAACTGGGGCTTAGAGCATCACGGTACGTCAGGTAGGTCAAAATCATTGTTACAGTAATCAAAACGTTTCAATCACCTAGATGTTATTAATTCATTAGTTCTGATGGATATAACGCTACATATGTACTGTGGAGGAAAACAGTCAAATGGAGGTCGTATTGGATGGTACGGTCGTATGGATTACGGTAAAAGGAAACCTTAAACTCTGCTCCTGCTTCAATCCTTGaaatcaatttgaaaaaagttgcacTTAATCCACAAACTAGTCATTCTACGATAAAAAATAGGGGTAGAGGAgcgaaaacattgaaaaataacaGCAATCTGCAGCACATGCGTAGTAAGCGGTGAGTAGATCAAGTAAACTCGGAGGTTAGCGttaggataaataaataggttgagaaaagtcaataaaaaaaatgtctgagGAAACTGAGGAAACTTTTTCGTCTCCAAACTGTTCATTTCAACGTTAAAAATAGGGTAGAGGAGCGAAATCACCAAGAAATGGTACCTGCCTACAGTTCAAGCGTAGTAGATCAAGAAAAATCGGAGGATAACGCTAAGAACTACGGTAAAAAGAGATCTAAAGGGTTTTTTAAAGGTGATATGTGCTAAATCCCTTGCAATTATTGTATCGAAAAGGTGTTTCTAGCCAGAATCGCTCGAAGTTCCGTAAACTTCTTCCGAACGATGAACTGTAAGCCTCAGTGGTGGTCCTCATGAGTCATTTACGAAATAATTCTGCAATTCCGGTCCACTTTTCTGTGGAAACTTTCCCATCAGAGGTTTTTTTAAGCGTTAACACTTAGTGGGAATTATTAGATTACTatcataattaattattattatttactattgaATTTATATACtgctatatattattttattgttattatattaattattattatctaccattgaatttttttggcaTAATTTGttatgaaattattttctg
This window of the Necator americanus strain Aroian chromosome III, whole genome shotgun sequence genome carries:
- a CDS encoding hypothetical protein (NECATOR_CHRIII.G13023.T1) yields the protein MVNPCSLRGELVILAFGGTDIKRAAIRCSYPSSKSVRPSVCGLASTRRLAEISRREAAAAVAPLSRSSSSLVSSCCCHHHRALSGSASSRRGPIESHPSKRYEHTPPASQLDIRPTATKSYRKPS